From the genome of Geobacter sp. SVR, one region includes:
- the kdpB gene encoding potassium-transporting ATPase subunit KdpB: protein MSTHKPEPVSMFDARIMRLALVESFRKLNPIELWRNPVMLCVEIASVITLVTFVMSLIGANKEPAWFTGMVSAWLWLTVIFATFSEALAEGRGKARAASLRRTRTDVTAKRLERPKFDAPCTTVGACQLRKGDLILVEANETIAGDGDVVAGAALVNEAAVTGESAPVVRESGGDRSAVTGGTTVIANSIIVRITANPGETFLDRMISLIEGAKRRKTPNEIALEVLLIALTLVFLLVCANISPLSIYSVKAAGQGSPVSLTVLTALFVCLAPTTIAALLPAIGIAGMDRLFQKNVIALSGRAIEAAGDVNVLLLDKTGTITLGSREAVAFVPVGRHSEKELAEAALMASLADETPEGRSVVALARQKYNLKADALPPDAEAIAFSANTRLSGLNTGGKQYRKGASDSTIAFVKKRGATTIPGDLDDVVDRIARAGSTPLVVCRDSEIFGVVDLKDIVKTGIQERFLQLRSMGIKTVMITGDNPLTAAAIAAEAQVDDFLAQAKPEDKLRLIKESQEAGFMVAMTGDGTNDAPALAQADVAVAMNTGTQPAREAANIIDLDSNPTKLLDIVEVGKQILMTRGNLTTFSISNDVAKYFAIIPAMMISLYPQLGVLNVMHLATPLSAILSAVIFNALIIPLLVPLALKGTKFRPLPAEKLLIHNLLLYGVGGIIAPFAGIKAIDMVVGALL from the coding sequence ATGTCCACGCACAAACCGGAACCGGTATCCATGTTTGATGCCCGAATCATGCGCTTGGCGCTGGTTGAATCATTTCGAAAACTGAACCCGATTGAATTGTGGCGTAACCCGGTCATGCTCTGCGTGGAGATTGCCAGCGTCATCACCTTGGTGACCTTCGTCATGTCCCTCATCGGCGCCAACAAGGAGCCCGCCTGGTTCACCGGCATGGTGTCGGCATGGCTCTGGCTGACGGTCATCTTCGCCACCTTTTCCGAGGCCCTGGCCGAAGGGCGCGGCAAGGCCCGCGCCGCCAGCCTGCGCCGAACCCGCACCGATGTGACTGCCAAGCGTCTGGAAAGGCCGAAATTCGACGCCCCCTGCACCACGGTCGGTGCCTGCCAGCTGCGTAAAGGGGATTTGATTCTGGTAGAGGCGAACGAGACGATTGCCGGCGACGGTGATGTGGTGGCAGGAGCAGCGCTGGTGAACGAGGCGGCCGTGACCGGCGAATCGGCGCCGGTGGTGCGCGAGTCGGGCGGCGACCGGAGCGCCGTGACCGGTGGCACCACGGTCATTGCCAACAGCATCATCGTCAGAATCACCGCCAATCCGGGCGAAACCTTCCTGGACCGGATGATCTCCCTGATCGAGGGGGCCAAGCGGCGCAAGACCCCCAACGAGATCGCCCTGGAGGTGCTCCTCATCGCCCTGACCCTGGTGTTCCTGCTGGTATGCGCCAACATCAGCCCGCTCTCAATCTATAGTGTCAAGGCCGCAGGACAGGGGTCCCCGGTCTCCCTCACTGTCTTGACGGCGCTGTTCGTCTGCCTGGCACCGACCACCATCGCGGCGCTGCTGCCGGCCATTGGCATCGCCGGCATGGACCGGCTCTTCCAAAAGAACGTCATCGCCCTGTCCGGCCGGGCCATCGAGGCGGCCGGAGACGTGAACGTGCTGCTTCTGGACAAGACCGGCACCATCACCCTGGGCAGCCGCGAGGCAGTAGCCTTCGTCCCCGTCGGAAGACATTCGGAAAAGGAACTGGCAGAGGCGGCACTGATGGCCTCGCTGGCCGACGAGACACCGGAGGGGCGCAGCGTGGTGGCACTGGCCAGGCAGAAGTACAACCTGAAGGCTGATGCGCTCCCACCGGACGCCGAGGCCATCGCCTTCAGCGCCAATACCCGTCTCTCCGGGCTCAACACCGGCGGCAAACAGTACCGCAAGGGTGCCTCCGACTCTACCATCGCCTTTGTCAAAAAGCGGGGTGCCACGACCATCCCCGGCGATCTGGACGATGTGGTGGACAGGATCGCCCGGGCCGGCTCCACCCCGCTGGTGGTTTGCCGGGATAGTGAAATCTTCGGGGTGGTTGACCTCAAGGATATCGTCAAGACCGGCATTCAGGAGCGCTTTCTGCAACTGCGCAGCATGGGAATCAAGACTGTCATGATCACCGGCGACAATCCGCTGACCGCTGCCGCCATCGCTGCCGAGGCCCAGGTGGACGACTTCCTGGCCCAGGCAAAACCGGAAGACAAGCTGCGCCTGATCAAGGAGAGCCAGGAGGCGGGTTTCATGGTGGCCATGACCGGCGACGGTACCAACGATGCCCCGGCCCTGGCACAGGCTGACGTGGCGGTGGCCATGAACACCGGCACCCAGCCGGCACGTGAGGCAGCCAACATCATCGACCTGGACTCGAACCCCACCAAGCTGCTGGACATCGTCGAGGTGGGCAAGCAGATCCTGATGACCCGCGGCAACCTGACCACCTTCAGCATTTCCAACGACGTGGCCAAATACTTTGCCATCATCCCGGCCATGATGATCTCCCTCTACCCGCAGCTCGGAGTGCTGAACGTCATGCACCTGGCGACACCCCTGAGCGCCATTCTGTCGGCGGTTATTTTCAATGCGCTGATCATCCCGCTGCTGGTGCCGCTGGCGCTGAAGGGCACGAAGTTCCGTCCCCTGCCGGCCGAGAAACTCCTGATCCACAACCTGCTGCTCTACGGGGTGGGCGGAATCATCGCGCCGTTTGCCGGGATCAAGGCTATCGACATGGTAGTGGGGGCACTGCTGTAA
- the kdpA gene encoding potassium-transporting ATPase subunit KdpA, giving the protein MNTYEWLQAILFFVILLFLVRPVGAFMAQVFRGERTFLSPVLAPCESLIYRICGVNRDDEMGWKRYSWSVILFNLALFVSLFAILMTQHLLPLNPQKFPAFTWQLALNTAVSFVTNTNWQAYSGEQAASYFTQMVGLAVHNFVSAATGIAVAIAVIRGFSRRTTSLLGNFWVDMTRCTLYVLVPISLVAALLLVSQGAIQNFGAYRTVPLVQATTYDAPKKDDRGNPIKDARGNPVTETITVKEVTVPMGPVASQEAIKELGTNGGGFFNANSAHPYENPTPLTNMVEILLILLIPFALTHTFGVMVGNPRQGRMLMGVMLLILLVSFAVLQGVETSGNPLVATLGVQGVNMEGKEIRNGLIGSSLFTVSTTGTSTGAVNTMHDSLTPIGGMIPMCLMLLGELVPGGVGSGLYTMLAFAVIAVFVSGLMIGRTPEYLGKKVEVREMWLSMVTVLAAGVTVLILSGIAMITPQALSSMANPGAHGLSEVFYAFASMANNNGSAFAGLSANTNFYNILGALAMLVGRYAPAVAMLAMAGSLAEKKYVPPSLGTLPTDKVPFALWLTLVVLIIGALTFFPALSLGPIVEHLIMLGGN; this is encoded by the coding sequence ATGAACACCTACGAATGGCTGCAAGCGATCCTCTTTTTCGTCATCCTGCTGTTCCTTGTCCGGCCCGTGGGCGCCTTCATGGCCCAGGTATTTCGAGGAGAGCGGACCTTCCTGTCCCCGGTTCTTGCCCCGTGCGAGAGCCTCATCTACCGCATCTGCGGGGTAAACCGCGACGATGAGATGGGATGGAAGCGCTACTCCTGGTCCGTGATCCTCTTCAACCTGGCACTGTTCGTATCGCTCTTCGCCATCCTGATGACCCAGCATCTTTTACCGCTCAACCCGCAAAAGTTCCCGGCCTTTACCTGGCAACTGGCGCTCAACACCGCCGTAAGCTTCGTCACCAACACCAACTGGCAGGCCTACAGCGGAGAACAGGCAGCCAGCTACTTCACCCAGATGGTGGGGCTGGCGGTACACAACTTCGTCTCCGCCGCCACCGGCATTGCCGTGGCCATCGCCGTGATCCGCGGCTTTTCCCGACGCACCACCTCCCTGCTCGGCAACTTCTGGGTGGATATGACCCGTTGCACCCTCTATGTCCTGGTACCGATCTCCTTGGTGGCCGCCCTGCTGCTGGTTTCCCAGGGGGCGATCCAGAACTTCGGCGCCTATCGGACCGTCCCCCTGGTCCAGGCGACTACCTATGATGCGCCTAAAAAAGACGACCGGGGGAATCCGATCAAGGATGCCAGAGGTAATCCCGTGACCGAGACCATCACCGTGAAAGAGGTCACGGTCCCCATGGGGCCGGTCGCATCCCAGGAGGCAATCAAGGAGCTGGGCACCAACGGCGGCGGCTTTTTCAATGCCAACTCGGCCCATCCCTATGAAAACCCCACCCCGCTCACCAACATGGTGGAGATCCTGCTGATCCTCCTGATACCGTTCGCCCTTACCCATACCTTCGGCGTCATGGTGGGGAACCCGCGGCAGGGGCGGATGCTCATGGGTGTAATGCTCCTGATCCTGCTGGTCTCCTTTGCCGTGCTGCAGGGGGTCGAAACATCCGGCAATCCGCTTGTGGCCACGCTGGGCGTGCAGGGAGTTAATATGGAGGGAAAAGAGATTCGTAACGGCCTGATCGGTAGCTCCCTGTTCACCGTATCCACCACCGGCACCTCCACCGGTGCGGTCAATACCATGCACGACTCTCTGACCCCCATCGGCGGCATGATCCCCATGTGCCTGATGCTCCTGGGAGAACTGGTTCCCGGTGGCGTCGGCTCGGGGCTGTACACCATGCTCGCCTTTGCGGTGATCGCCGTGTTCGTCTCGGGACTCATGATCGGCCGCACCCCTGAATACCTGGGTAAGAAGGTCGAGGTGCGGGAGATGTGGCTGTCAATGGTCACCGTCCTGGCCGCCGGGGTCACGGTGCTGATCTTGTCGGGGATCGCCATGATCACTCCGCAGGCCCTGTCGTCCATGGCCAATCCGGGTGCCCATGGCCTTTCCGAGGTGTTCTATGCCTTTGCCTCCATGGCCAACAACAACGGCAGCGCCTTTGCGGGCCTGAGCGCCAACACGAACTTCTACAACATCCTCGGGGCGCTGGCCATGCTGGTGGGCCGCTATGCGCCGGCAGTGGCGATGCTGGCCATGGCCGGCTCACTGGCGGAGAAGAAATATGTGCCACCCAGCTTGGGAACCCTGCCGACCGACAAGGTACCGTTCGCCCTGTGGCTGACCCTGGTGGTCCTGATCATCGGTGCCCTGACCTTTTTCCCGGCCCTGTCGCTGGGACCGATCGTAGAACATCTGATCATGCTGGGAGGTAACTGA